The DNA window TGTCATTAATGGCTGACGGACGGTTATATCAATTTGTTCAGGGAAGAAGGAAGCTAGATGCCGTCGGATGGCACAATTTCGTATAACGATTTCCGTGTTGCTGCTCATGCTTTTTCTCAAAAATGGATCGAATTCAACTCACACTTCTTCCCCAATTGGTCATGgatcaccaccaccaccacagCTCACCAAGTTAGTGTCAATAACTATTTCTCTCATTATCTGAATTCTctcttatttttacatttttcttcAGGTTAATGATGGATATTTATCGCTAGAGAATTTTGTTAAGGTTATTAGCTCTAGTCCAcccattgaagaagaagaagaagaagaagaagaactgaCAGTTTATGATCATCATCCAGACGATGATGTTGTGGATGAAGCAATTTTGGTAAATCTATATTAGAAAAGAGACAGACAAAAATGAGACGAGACAGAttctgaaaattttgaattatgttttGCAAGGTATCATCATCTGATCATCATGACCATAGCTGTGAGATGCATCATCATCGTTATGAATTCCATATAGTCTACAGTTCATCGTTTAGGGTTCCTGTGCTTTACTTTCGCGCCTATGACACcggtatgtatgtatgtatgattATGATGAACATTCTATGCAAAAATctgattaaatttgaaatttgctCGTATAATGTCTGCAACAGATGGACAGATTATGTTAATGAACGAGATTGAAATGGACCTGTCTTCTGATTCACTTAAGTTGTTGATGGAATCAAAATGGACATTCATCACTCTCGAGGtaaaaaaacaagtaaatataaaactttCTATGGGATTTTACATAACATTGGAATTGCTCGTTTGTTTGTAGGATCACCCGCAGTTAAACAGGCCGTGGTACATGTTGCATCCGTGTGCAACGAGCGAGTGGATGAAATTGTTACTTGAAAACGATTCATCGAGAGATCAAAATGGAGCGAAATTGGAGCATTATCTTGTGTCATGGCTATCTGTAGTTGGACAAGTATTCAAACTTAAACTACCAATTGAAATGCTGAAAGATTCTCCAAATCCTCCTTTGGACAAAGATTTTGTTATTTCAAGTTcaaaatcttaataatatttattaaaccctGTTTTTCTGTTCGACAGACAAAACTTGTTAAATTCATCTCCTTACTTTCTTCTATAGTAACTTTAGTTCAATCTTGGTGCGGTTTCAAGTGTGagttgttgaggagttgaggaCTTGTCAATTTTCCGACTGAAGCATACAAGAAACTCTGTGTTTCCTTCTGCACCTTTTATAGGAGACTCGATCCATCCTTTCGATTCAAATCCAAAGTTCTCTATACCACTGGTGATCCTCTCACGAACCTATAATCAATCAACATATTCCCCGTTAATGAACATGtgtgtaatttcaatttcattaaaagaaaGATTACAAgtgtttttaatatatgtttcttcTATTTTAATAATGCATACCTCTTGATGAACCAAAGGATCTTTCACTATTCCTCCTTTTCCAACCTACAAGAGAATTATACAGATCTTGAGAATACGACTATGCTCCTTCTAGGATTTTTTGAAAGAATGTTAACCTGGGATCTTCGAGCTTCAAACTGGGGCTTAACTAGAGTAATTAGGGTAGCTTCTTCCTTCATCACATTCACCACAGCCGGCATGACCTGCAAAAACAGACGAATATCAAGGCACAAAACTAACAGGATTGACAAAGCAATAACCAAAACTAGAAGCCTAGGGATTTTACCAAACTCACTGAATACAGTTCTATTTTAGATGCTAACCAGAAGAATCGAGATAAAAGAAAGGTCCAATGTCACCAAATCAACTTTCTGTGGAAGCCCAGGAAGATATCTTAAATTTGTCCGGTCTATTATGGAGACACGCTCATCTCTTCGAATTTTTTCTGCAACCTAAACAAAAACCCGAGCCATTAACCAAGAAACTACACAGAAAATAATGAAAACTGAAGAGTACTAAGCAATACTACCTACCTGGCCATATCCAACATCAACTCCATAAACAAAGGAAGCACCGTATTGCAATAAGCAATCAGTAAAACCTCCAGTAGACAAACCTGAATCAAGAGCTACTTTTCCAGAAACATCAACACCTAACTGTTCAATGGCTGCCTCTAATTTATATCCTGCTCTAGATTTAAAaacagataaaaaaataattatgccAGAACTCATAAATTCTCCTCGGGGAAATAAATAAGTAGCCACCTGCACACATATTTAGGAATTTCCGCCGTTATCTCCACTGTAGCTTTATCAGAAACAGGAGTACCAGCTTTGCTTACGGGTTTTCCATCAACATAGACTTTACCTGCAAGCCATTAGCTGAGACCATTAATGTGACTTCATAATCTTAATCCAATAAATGCCTTGTGATCCTGATTTTTGACTATTTTTGTTATATGGGAAGCTAATGAAGCTGCTCACTGATAGCTTGCTTTGTTGCTATGAGATTATGTCAGGGAAAGTATTGGGATCCAGTCCCCTAGCCTTTATACCAATCCTTCGTAAAGATGCCAATGATTGATCATAAAGGAATGAAATCAAAACCTTATCAACCAAAACAAAAATGGAGTGATCCCCCGTTTTTGTTAGACTGCTCCTTTACTTAAAAGTGAATTTTGTACTCGTAGAACTTTCTCAAACAAAAAGAAGACAGTGTAGAGTAATTGTGGATAGCCAGATTTCATGGAAGTCCATCTCCATTCAAGAAACCATAAAAGAAATGCCAAAGTATGACATTCAGAGTGGAATAGATGAAATaagtataagaaaatattttgttcaaCTTCAAGAGGAACTGTTCATATCCCGCCCATCCATCGAAACCATATAACAGCTTTAAGACGAAAAATACAAGCATAGTGGACCAATGGATATTCTTCAAATGTTGATTTCCTAATTTATTCTTAGTAAATATTCATAACCAGCAAGCACACTCTCAAATCACAACTAGAACTGAAGATACCAAGCAAATTTCACATGACAAATCATTGTCCAAGGATCTAGTTCATCTATAGTCATAAAACCCAATAGTAATTTATAGAACTGTTCTCAAATCAGGATCAAAGGAAATTCAACTAAAAGGACACTCACCTTGTATGATCCACGATTGTATCAAGCTTCGGCTGTACTGCTGATACTTTTCAAGACATAACTCATCAAGTCTCTTTCTCCTGAAGTCAATAAGTagatatatatttcaaattgataCAAGTACATCTTCACTAATACCATAATATCCAGAGCAGGAAGTTAAATCATGCAAACTATACAGACAACAAGGTACAACCAAGCCATTTGTTTTACTCCCAAGATGAAACAGGAAACAGGAAACTTTAATCATCTATCATAACATGGAACATCCACAGAATATATGAACAATCATGGAGGCAATTAGATAAAGCTGAAAGAGAGATTACTTCTTCTGCGGCGGGGGATTATCTAACTTTGTGGCCGAGGCAAATGTTCTAATTTTCATACAGATCTGGTTCGCCCTCCATCTCACTGAAGATCAAATAGTAGTATATTATTAGATATGTCGATAATTCATGATTGGACAACTTTGAGTGGAAATTACCTGGCATGTATCGGATATTTGATGATTCGTAGAGGAAAAGTAAGCTACTGATTGAACTAGTACTACTACTTGTAATGCAACAACGCGAAATGGGAAGCTTGAGAAATTGTAGCGCCATTTTCCCTCTCCTTCTCAAGTTTAACAGTGTAAAATTCGAACCGGAGCTGAAGTGCGTCGCCGTCTATTGCCGATGGATGAACTCCGGCGCCGTTTTGGGCTTTCTGGCGGAAAGACGAGTCTGTTTGGTAATTGACCTAGGGTGGAAGCAAAACCAACCGAAAACGAGTCTAAATCGAAACAAAAACGACCTAATCGATTGTGAAATGGCTCAACCGAACCCAACGATTTTTAGCATCGACCcgaaaatttttttttttttcgaactTCGGTCCGATTGAATCAGTGAGTTGAACgggattttaatttttatattatttgaaaataataataaatgaaaattactGAGAagataatacaaaaataaacattttaccTCATAAACCAatgatttcttaatttaatCATAGTTACTCTTAATCATGGTTACTTTTAACTTACCACCTCTCATTTACCATACTCAACCATGTAATGTTTAGACACCAGACTGTTCGTCTTGTTATTTCTGcctctctttatttttcttcttcttcccatttCTCTGTCTCTTGTTCCCCTGCATCTTCAATTTTAACAAACATATagaaagaaattgataagaGTTATCGGATGCTTCACCGTCTGCCACTATTTGAACTTCTGACAATGGTACAAATTCTTTTCAAATGATTAACATAAGATGCATAGAATCGATTAGAGTTAAGGTTGCCTACCGAGAGaggagaaaaataatataaaattataataaatccaATAGAATAATGGATAACCTTTTCAACCCGAAAATTTTCGGTTCGGATTTCCAATCAAATTGTCCAGTCGGATCGGTTTTTGGTCGATTCGAAAGGTAATCGTATATAAGTCAAAAGTCGGACCGCCCATTCAAGCGTTTCGTGGTCGAATCATCGATTGAACCGCCGATCGGACCGCATATTTTAAAACCTTGATAATTAGGGATGGGAATGGGCGGGACAGATTGGTCGCATTACCATTCCGTTTCAAATTTACCGGCCGTCACGCCTTGATTCCCATgtagattttaaatattaaccATCTCCATCCAGATCGGGATGAGTTTTTCCGTGGTATACCGAACCACcgaaaaatagtttaaattttaaatataaataattaaataattcatataattataaattataaaaaatatcaaacatttatcattctaataattatattaattaaataaaagaaataaaaggaatttttgtttaatgaaaaattagtAAGGATggcattaaataaatatatattaattattttagttaattattattaaaaaataataatggtatATTTTTGGTTTGGTTCGAAGTCGATACGAGGCATGTAAATATCATCCCGTCTTGAACCCGGTCAACTTATTTTGGGTTTTTTCTCGATCCGTCCCGATCCCTGGTCAAAGCAAGGAAAAACCGCACCAATCGGTTCGGTTCGAATCGATTACCTAAACAgattcaaattgtcatccttagtcttgagtaacaattttttaataattaatttttgaaaaaatttaagaaaaaaaataaaaaagggaatgaaataaaaaaaaaaaaaattatcttctcaaaatatatatatataatttattttaaaaaataatatacataattagataagtttttcaaaaccaaatttgatatataattatactatttaAATAAGCAAACTTATGAAACGGATGGAATCAATAAAAACCCATTTTTTAACCTAcaaataaaccaaaatcaaCATCAGAccgaattaaaaatattaaactgcTTACACCCTAAATTTAACCAATGGTTTACTTGTCACATGGTATCAAAATATGGATCTAacatttattaacattttttagttGAACACCTGAGACCTcacattttttagtttattaaaagAACAATTTTATCTAAATGTTGTGTTTAACTGTGAATGGTTGGTcgattgaaaaataaattaattgagtGGGGGCAAGCAAAATATGATGGGAAacataaattattcaaaataataaagtcATGTAACAAACTTTTCAGCATGctaatcatcaataatatttatgtcatttaaataattaaatatatatatatagtttgcagaagaaaataaatgtatatatatatattatttattatatataaactatttaaaaaaggaagaaaaaaatgattaagtACTTGCTAAGTTTATTTAACTTATCCTATTAGCAACGTTCAAACAAacaattataacaaattaattataaaataatatacaaaaatcAAACTAGGTATAATGATAAAAAGAAAAGGTGtgaatgattaataataatgaataattggTGGATAGAGACAAGTGCAGAAGATAGATGCAAATCAAGAAAATGACACTACCCTTGTATCTTCTTTagcaaattattaaataaatattaaaaaacccTCATCTTTGTTTAACAACacatgactttttttttatattgttttgcttaaaaaatcaattatttgttgAAACGCGTCAAATTCTACTTAATAAACATACACTTAAACTCTCTCAAAAATTCATCTATTActttatctaaaatataatttttgatctaattaaaaaatattttttacttttttgtcttagctttcaaaataaaattaataataataaactacaACTTAAGATAACTTAGAAAAAACACATTTAAACTGTTGTTCATAATATTGAactgtttaaaattattattttttctttcaaacctAACTTTTTGTAGTGTATGTTACCTTCATGAATAAaaagttacaaaattaatttaaaaaaaatacacttttGTTTAAAATGTAAATGGGTAGTTAAAATTGTAggtcaaaatttaattatatattattttagtttagattaaatagaatatttatattaaaaaatacaatgaCAATTTTTAAccacataatattttattattaatatataatctaaaaaatcaatatttatatccttacaaaatattatagtttaaaaaataataaagataatgGCTTTTCTCTTGAATGGAAgattataataattatgattaaaaaaataatcttaaattaaataataaaattactttaataaattattacaattgACAAAAACAAGAATCCAATTacaataaacaataatatataaattaatcaattaattaatcgCACACTTTGCGTCAAATACAAGTCTCCCGTGAAAAGGTTAAAAAGGAAAAGcatatttaaccaaaataagtGGAATTTTAGGTATCCTATCCCCCCATGTGCGTAGATTAGCAAGAAATGCGCCGGTTAGCATTCCACACATACACAGGCGGCGCGTCGCATCACCTCCGGTAAGTCCGGCTCTCTACTCCATTCGCCGGCGACTCCATCATAAACCAAAACCAATCCCTCCCTTAACCCTCTTGACATTCTCCCACTCCTCCTCAACAAATCATCTATACACCCCATTACTTGAATCAAAACcaccttaaaaaaataaaaaaaaacaattaaaaacattattattttcaaatattaaaaaaaatatgttcttTTTGTTACCTTGTCTTCAAAAGTAACGAAGCTAAATCTAACAGATGTGTCCAGTCTAACTTGCGCCGGAAGCGGCGGCGGATTCATTCTCCGCCAATCGCCGAAACTGCCGACACCGGCGGCGGAACCACTACTCTTCCTCCGACCATCAAACCGCCAAAAAGAAAGCTCAAGCGCGTGGCTTGTAAGCACATAAACAATCCCGTCGGCTGCACACGCCGCCACAACGCAACCCCCGCCGGGAACCGACTGACTCCTCAGCCAACCACGTGCCTTCACATCATATAAATCCATCGAGCTAGCATAAACATGAGCCTCTGCACTGGCGGCGCGTGACACCTGATCGCCGGCAGAACCAATTCTCAAACCCCCAATTACGTAAAACACACCGTCAGCCGATGCACCAATACACCCATAACGTTTCCTCGGCGATCTAGCCACCACGCGCCATGTATCACAATCAGGATCATACTCTTCCACCACTGACGCGCCGGCGGAACCGCCGGCGATGTAGATTTTACCAGCTACAACCGCGGCAGCGAATTTCTTTCTCGGGTAAGTGGTGGATGACTGCTCCGTCATCCGTCCAGTCCACGCATCGCATCGGACCATCGATGTTCGTCCGATTAGGTAAATATTACGGCCGATTGAAGAAACTCTAGCGTGGGTGAGTAATCCTTGTAACATATCTGTCGATAGAAAATGAAAGTATTTCCAGGATGAATCATGGCCGATTCGGATACTTGCCGCGGAGAGGCCGGTTTCGGTTATGGAAACGGCATAGATTGTTTGGTGAAGGGTTAGTTGGCGGCGACGGAGGTCGGAGAAATGGGAGGAATCGATGAGAAGGGACCAGCGACGGCAGACTAGGGAAAGTGATGGAAGTGAGGATAGTGGGACTTGAGAGAAGCATTCGAGGAGGAGGTCGTCGGGGAGGGAGCATATTGAAGCTTGCTGGGTGTGGGAGTGGAgaacggcggcggcggcggtgggTGGAGGAATCTTTGaagcggcggcggcggaggtTGTTGAGATGGTTCCACAGCAATGTCGAGGTGGGTCCTTGTAACGTGGGGGGTGTATTTGTTCGTTTGGGTTGGGGAAGCAGGATTTCATTAGCCATGGACGGTGGCGAAAGTTGCAGGTATCGCCGGCTCTGTCTGTCGTCGTCGGCATCTCATCGGAGTTTGAAGGATGGAGAGAGAGATTGAGAGAGAGGAAAGGAAATCTATATGATGCTGAAATGGAATTGAATATAAGAAGAAGAGGGATCGAATAACGAACTGTTGACCATTGGAATTCTGAAGATAAGATATCTAATGAATATGAGTTTATGCTTCGATTTCATCAATTTCTCAGAGTATTTTATTTGGAAGGAATAAAAAACATGATgcatcatatcatatcataatatgccaattatttatcaaaatattttcattttaaatttatttgggtATTTTCATTGCTTAAGAAATTGAGTAAAACATGATAGATTCTTGTGAGGTGAGTATTTTTATATGAGAAATTGTGggattctatatatataatggatttataaaaaagaaagaaagtggAGAATATTATTAGTTGGTGTAAAATGTGTTGCGAGAAGGTTGAGACAAACCTAATTTGTTTTTGCATCTGAGTGGGGTACTTATGCTTAATTCAATTTTCGCTGTTACGATGTTTGGATAGAAATCGAGAGTTTGGTTGGATTGAATCGATGAGTCtctataatgattattttttgtgGACTATTTGGCTCGAAAGACTTTTAGTGATTGCGGTCGACCAACGTCCAACGCGTTTACtcaataatgttattattatgacaatagaaaagatttttttttctgaaaaaacgGTAAAGGTGGTCAATGAACTTATTGGTCTTTTTAAGAATTTCTGAGCTCGTTACGATTAGGTTTATTCGTTGATGAATATTTCTAgcttatattttcattattgcTTCAAAATGATTAACTTCGTTATGTTTTGAGTGTGTTTAGTGAGGATGtgaatacttaaattttttttaattgtgtttGTCCTTTTAGATAGTATTGTatgaactttttttaaaaaacaaatagaaaTTGAGTAAAGCAATTCTTGTTTTACTGATAATGCACTAAATTGAAGTTTGCACTTCAAGAATGACACATATTAGAAAAAGGAAATTATCCATTTATtctgattaattttatttcccATTTCAACATTATCTTAAGAAGATGAAACCACAAAGAAACCTAGATTTAACATCAATGACCATTCTTAGTATATATGGAAGAAGACAAATAATTCCACTCAATCAAACCCTCCAGGTCCATAATCTATAATGGTTTGCACTATATCATCTCCCTAtatatcttcttcttccaaaaCTTGCTCTCTTGCAAATAGCCCAATTTCTTATCCGAATTTACATAATTCACACTATATATAAATTCAGAAAATTCCATTCCATAACTTAATTTATCGGCTTTCACTCCTCAATGAACACGTCACGTCGTTTCTTAGGATTTTGCGCTGCCTCCGGGTTACCCTTTCTCATCATTGCCACAAATTCGTCATAGTTAATCCGAccatcctaaaaaaaatatagttaatgatttgttattgtttaagaaatttttccattttcacTTACATTATCCGCATCCACTTCAGAAACTATCTCCTTTATATCCCTCCCATCATCCATTCCAAATTCCCTAAGAGCTTGCCCCAATTCCTCCATCGTAATATACCTTAACACAAAGATTAATCGCAATTAGATTCAATAATAAACatcgatgatgatgacgatgatcgaGAATATTTATGGCACTATATACCCGCTATTGTCTTTGTCGAAATATTGGAACGCGGTGTAGAGATGTTCTTCCCTGTCCATTCTATTCATATGCATTGTCGCGGTTATGAATTCGTCATAGTCTATGGTGCCATTTCCATCTGCATCAGcctaatacaaatattttagttaattacatttatatatgattttaattaatcaattaaatataaaatagttacCGCTTCCATCAATTGTTTAACTTCATATTCAGATAATTTTGTGCCTTGTTTGGCTAGCCCTTGCTTTAGTTCTTCAAGTGTGATAGTGCCACTGTTATCAACGTCAATTCCTTTGAACATTTGTTTTAGTCCCATAATTTCTTCCTCGGACAAACACCCAGCAATAACCTAAgacaaaacaaattaaattactcagagtcctaattaattaattaattaaaagcaTGCATGCATACTCTAAGAGCAACTTTCTTGAACTTGTTCATGGCTCTAAACTGTTTGAGCCTACATAGAACTGCATTATCAAGTGGTGTGTCGGGTGCTTCACCATCCTCCTTAATCCATGGATGATCTACATTAAtccattcaaaatttaaaaatgtggAATCATGAatgttactaatttatttattcattcattcgaTGCTTACTAAGAACTTGAAAGGCCGATAATCTCTGTTTAGGATCTGCACAAAGCATCTTTTTCACCAGATCCTTTGCTCCTTGTGAGATCGCAGGCCATGGATCCCCCGAGAAATCGACGTGCCCACGTAAAATAGCGTTAAAAATGCCATGCTCCGACTCTTCATGCATGCATGAATGCGTTAattctattgtttttgtatcgaatatataatattagacgAACGAACCTGCCCAAAATGGTGGAACACCGGATAGAAGAATA is part of the Impatiens glandulifera chromosome 1, dImpGla2.1, whole genome shotgun sequence genome and encodes:
- the LOC124922393 gene encoding ubiquitin-like-conjugating enzyme ATG10 — protein: MPSDGTISYNDFRVAAHAFSQKWIEFNSHFFPNWSWITTTTTAHQVNDGYLSLENFVKVISSSPPIEEEEEEEEELTVYDHHPDDDVVDEAILVSSSDHHDHSCEMHHHRYEFHIVYSSSFRVPVLYFRAYDTDGQIMLMNEIEMDLSSDSLKLLMESKWTFITLEDHPQLNRPWYMLHPCATSEWMKLLLENDSSRDQNGAKLEHYLVSWLSVVGQVFKLKLPIEMLKDSPNPPLDKDFVISSSKS
- the LOC124922295 gene encoding calcium-dependent protein kinase 2-like, whose protein sequence is MGNCCSRDNEPPNDAHATEDANQESVNGDRHHNNNGSPDDSPSGSKGIPSSSSVGRSSKGGAAQIGTVLGRPMEDVRNTYNIGKELGRGQFGVTYLCTNKQSGDQLACKTIAKRKLGNNEDIEDVRREVQIMHHLAGQANIVELKGAFEDKQSVHLVMELCGGGELFDRIISKGHYTERAAASLLRTIVQIVHTCHTMGVIHRDLKPENFLLLNKDENSPLKATDFGLSVFYKQGDEFKDIVGSAYYIAPEVLRRNYGPEVDIWSIGVMLYILLSGVPPFWAESEHGIFNAILRGHVDFSGDPWPAISQGAKDLVKKMLCADPKQRLSAFQVLWINVDHPWIKEDGEAPDTPLDNAVLCRLKQFRAMNKFKKVALRVIAGCLSEEEIMGLKQMFKGIDVDNSGTITLEELKQGLAKQGTKLSEYEVKQLMEAADADGNGTIDYDEFITATMHMNRMDREEHLYTAFQYFDKDNSGYITMEELGQALREFGMDDGRDIKEIVSEVDADNDGRINYDEFVAMMRKGNPEAAQNPKKRRDVFIEE
- the LOC124922392 gene encoding hemolysin A is translated as MALQFLKLPISRCCITSSSTSSISSLLFLYESSNIRYMPVRWRANQICMKIRTFASATKLDNPPPQKKRKRLDELCLEKYQQYSRSLIQSWIIQGKVYVDGKPVSKAGTPVSDKATVEITAEIPKYVCRAGYKLEAAIEQLGVDVSGKVALDSGLSTGGFTDCLLQYGASFVYGVDVGYGQVAEKIRRDERVSIIDRTNLRYLPGLPQKVDLVTLDLSFISILLVMPAVVNVMKEEATLITLVKPQFEARRSQVGKGGIVKDPLVHQEVRERITSGIENFGFESKGWIESPIKGAEGNTEFLVCFSRKIDKSSTPQQLTLETAPRLN
- the LOC124921781 gene encoding F-box/kelch-repeat protein At5g26960, yielding MPTTTDRAGDTCNFRHRPWLMKSCFPNPNEQIHPPRYKDPPRHCCGTISTTSAAAASKIPPPTAAAAVLHSHTQQASICSLPDDLLLECFSQVPLSSLPSLSLVCRRWSLLIDSSHFSDLRRRQLTLHQTIYAVSITETGLSAASIRIGHDSSWKYFHFLSTDMLQGLLTHARVSSIGRNIYLIGRTSMVRCDAWTGRMTEQSSTTYPRKKFAAAVVAGKIYIAGGSAGASVVEEYDPDCDTWRVVARSPRKRYGCIGASADGVFYVIGGLRIGSAGDQVSRAASAEAHVYASSMDLYDVKARGWLRSQSVPGGGCVVAACAADGIVYVLTSHALELSFWRFDGRRKSSGSAAGVGSFGDWRRMNPPPLPAQVRLDTSVRFSFVTFEDKVVLIQVMGCIDDLLRRSGRMSRGLREGLVLVYDGVAGEWSREPDLPEVMRRAACVCVEC